The following coding sequences lie in one Pseudomonadota bacterium genomic window:
- a CDS encoding VOC family protein: MRIHHIGLCCRREEDADRFYRDLLGLEKADGGTVPAPLMRQLFGIDRAIDKRNYAGAGLVFEIFFRDAPEGTGDRIPHVCLDVADPDALADRARAMGFPVLRVPKGEGFVTFIDDANGNRFEIKKG; the protein is encoded by the coding sequence ATGCGGATCCACCACATCGGCCTTTGCTGCCGCCGCGAGGAAGACGCCGACAGGTTCTACCGGGATCTCCTCGGGCTCGAGAAGGCCGACGGCGGGACGGTTCCCGCGCCGCTGATGCGGCAGCTGTTCGGGATCGACCGCGCGATCGACAAGCGCAACTACGCGGGCGCGGGGCTCGTCTTCGAGATCTTCTTCCGCGACGCGCCGGAGGGCACGGGCGATCGCATCCCCCACGTCTGCCTCGACGTCGCCGATCCGGACGCGCTCGCCGATCGCGCGCGGGCGATGGGTTTCCCCGTCCTCAGGGTGCCCAAGGGCGAGGGCTTCGTCACCTTCATCGACGACGCCAACGGCAACAGGTTCGAGATCAAGAAGGGATGA